One part of the Dyadobacter sp. 676 genome encodes these proteins:
- a CDS encoding MG2 domain-containing protein — protein sequence MKKTAILCSFCFFFFTWVFISCSSFNEIRVAGTNFTEEVGQSQNLVFTFNKDLVSTADLNNWDSTQYVTFEPAVRGKFKWTAPNELVFSPVAGFGAATAYKAQLTDLITEKADKEKKYKLAQDPIAFHTPYLQLVETESWWTLSQETGRQEARLRLHFNYRVNAQNVVEKLKVLSGSQAVEYKVLPSQDESAVTLALTKTGAADNNETPVNIAIDKGVKVLNTSYTSQEALSKIVSIPSPLHLKVVDIKTGFENNAGYARIVATQELDKESIANSFTINPEAAAETEITENGFIIRGSFNETETYVLLLKQSLKGILGQNLEEETSRDLFFGKMPAAISFANKKGLYLSSKSSRNIGVNIVNVPKVQVRISKLYANNILHYIHNNRWNDYAYVGDDWQPTGNFNYSDDRESQLSDVIVNKIVETENLSKNKGVSALNIALPEDNKRQGVYLVAVNSEEEAYLGATKLISISDIGLIAKQGKDELWVFANSIKTNEPIKDLELTLVSSNNQTVHTIKTDGDGIAHVDELSEKAPGFKIAMITASSEDDFNYLLLEDSQVLTSRFDVEGLRDNASGYQVFIYGQRDIYRPGETMHFNTVLRAQDWKTAGKVPLKLRLLTPNGREFRTWRKTTNEQGAVESEIPLDAGVLTGTYILEVYNANEVLLGSQAVSVEEFMPDRIKVDLSGAAKDYVSGQKVSLTATAVNLFGPPASNRTYEMDFQLQRKGFSAKGFPEYIFDIPAEATFERDSRHGTTNEQGVANEQFTLLPGLQDIGVLEGKIYVTVFDENGRPVNRLQRFDVYTQPVFYGIRLPDSYVGTNAPVPVDIVGVNKNGALQNNAVASIEVVRLEYQTVVEKKYDRLQYTSRKHEKLVYSNKLTLPAGKGTFRYVPTVSGEYEVRVRRPGAAHYTLANFYAYGYGYTQYSSFEVSNEGRVLMETDKDRYKTGESAKVLFKTPFDGRLLVTVERNNVLEQYMLMTEKKAAELTFKIKEEHLPNVFVTATLIRPLDASDMPLTVAHGFQPVLVEDPDRKLPVTITAVEKSRSKTKQQIRIKTEPNAEVTLAVVDEGILQIKNSKTPDIHGHFYQKRALEVSSHDLYAQLFPELTISGTSSSGGDGYDLERRINPLSNGRTELVSFWSGQLKTNGSGEATFDVNIPQFSGDLRIMAVAYKDKAFGSATKNMKVADPIVISAGLPRFLSPGDELVLPVNISNTEAKATAAMVSVQLAGPLAAGAAPLTQNITVPAGKESRAVFTVKAATAIGIGKVTVKVNAFKETFINQTEITVRPASPLLKTSTSGLIAGEKQGTIDLKSSFIPATSSAQVVLSRSPLVQGGGKALSTLLGYPYGCLEQTVSKAFPQIYFADLTKAMAAPVYTVKSGESDFNPMTNVQQAIRKVESQQLFNGGMSMWPGATQEDWWATAYALHFLEEARRAGFEVNAKTLSRAVEYLTAQSGTTANREVVIASTNHGLAYEGRPTGTQTRKTMARREAIYSLYVLALNGHPNRASMNYYKQNPHLLTQDSKYLLAGAFQLAGDSRSFNALLPKKYIAEHASQYSDNSYSSPLRNISLVLNTLIESDPSNVQIPVLGRQLSQAVQSASYLNTQEAAFAVLALGKLAKKTSNSTVTASVSVNGKALAQFTGKELKLSKGIANQKLLVKAQGKGDLYWFAQTDGMSATGSFVEEDQGISIRRQFLTRNGAPVQAFHQNDLVVVKLTLSSTNGLPVENVVVTDLLPSGFEIENPRITEPRDMPWIAKAAVPEYYDIRDDRIHFFTTADAQEKSFYYQVRVVSKGTFTVGPAAADAMYRGEYRSYSGGGMLTVE from the coding sequence ATGAAAAAGACTGCCATCCTGTGTTCTTTTTGCTTCTTCTTTTTTACCTGGGTTTTCATTAGCTGCTCCTCTTTCAATGAAATCCGCGTGGCGGGCACCAATTTCACGGAAGAGGTAGGACAATCGCAAAACCTCGTATTTACCTTCAACAAGGACCTCGTTTCGACGGCAGACCTGAACAACTGGGATTCGACGCAGTACGTGACGTTCGAGCCGGCCGTGCGCGGGAAATTCAAATGGACTGCGCCGAACGAGCTGGTTTTTTCGCCGGTTGCCGGCTTTGGAGCGGCTACGGCATACAAGGCGCAGTTAACGGACCTGATCACGGAAAAAGCGGACAAGGAAAAGAAATACAAGCTTGCCCAGGACCCGATCGCTTTTCATACACCTTATTTGCAGCTCGTTGAAACGGAAAGCTGGTGGACATTATCACAGGAAACCGGCAGGCAGGAGGCAAGACTGAGATTGCATTTCAACTATCGGGTAAATGCGCAGAATGTAGTCGAAAAGTTGAAGGTTTTATCGGGAAGCCAGGCAGTAGAATACAAGGTTTTACCTTCACAGGACGAATCGGCGGTAACACTGGCATTGACGAAGACAGGAGCGGCGGACAATAATGAAACGCCTGTCAATATCGCCATCGACAAAGGTGTAAAGGTGTTGAATACCTCTTATACGAGTCAGGAAGCTCTTTCGAAGATCGTCAGTATTCCGTCGCCGCTACATCTGAAAGTGGTGGATATTAAAACCGGTTTTGAAAACAATGCGGGTTACGCACGGATCGTGGCCACGCAGGAGCTCGACAAGGAAAGCATTGCCAACAGTTTTACGATAAATCCCGAAGCCGCGGCGGAAACAGAAATAACCGAGAACGGCTTCATCATTCGCGGGTCTTTTAATGAAACGGAAACGTATGTGCTGCTACTGAAACAGTCGTTGAAAGGCATTTTGGGTCAAAATTTGGAGGAAGAAACCTCGCGCGACCTGTTTTTTGGCAAAATGCCCGCGGCAATCTCGTTTGCGAACAAAAAAGGATTGTATTTGTCGTCCAAAAGTTCGAGAAATATTGGAGTAAACATTGTGAATGTACCCAAAGTGCAGGTGCGCATTTCCAAGTTGTATGCCAATAATATCCTGCATTACATTCACAATAACCGCTGGAACGACTATGCTTACGTAGGTGACGACTGGCAGCCTACCGGTAATTTTAATTACAGCGACGACCGGGAAAGCCAACTGAGCGACGTGATCGTCAACAAGATCGTCGAGACCGAAAATTTATCCAAAAACAAGGGAGTATCTGCACTGAATATTGCATTGCCGGAGGACAATAAGCGGCAAGGAGTATATCTGGTGGCAGTAAATTCCGAGGAAGAGGCATACCTGGGTGCCACCAAACTCATATCCATTTCGGATATTGGCCTCATCGCCAAGCAGGGCAAGGATGAGCTTTGGGTATTTGCCAATTCCATTAAAACGAACGAACCCATTAAAGACCTTGAACTGACGCTCGTCAGCTCGAATAATCAAACCGTACATACAATCAAAACAGACGGCGATGGTATTGCACATGTCGATGAACTGAGCGAAAAAGCGCCGGGATTTAAGATTGCAATGATTACAGCGAGCTCGGAGGACGATTTTAACTACCTGCTACTCGAAGATTCACAAGTGCTTACGTCGCGGTTCGATGTGGAAGGCTTGCGGGACAATGCATCAGGATACCAGGTGTTTATTTACGGGCAACGCGATATTTACCGTCCAGGTGAAACCATGCATTTCAACACCGTGCTGAGGGCGCAGGACTGGAAAACAGCCGGAAAAGTACCTTTGAAATTACGTTTACTGACGCCGAACGGTCGAGAATTCCGGACATGGCGCAAGACGACCAACGAACAAGGGGCGGTGGAGTCGGAAATCCCGCTCGACGCCGGCGTACTGACGGGGACCTATATTCTGGAAGTATACAATGCCAACGAGGTTTTGCTGGGTTCGCAGGCGGTAAGTGTGGAAGAATTCATGCCCGACCGCATTAAAGTAGATCTCAGCGGCGCTGCCAAGGATTATGTTTCGGGCCAGAAAGTGTCGTTGACGGCCACGGCGGTGAATTTGTTTGGCCCTCCTGCCAGTAACCGCACTTACGAAATGGATTTCCAGTTGCAGCGAAAAGGCTTTTCCGCCAAAGGTTTTCCTGAATACATCTTTGACATCCCCGCCGAAGCAACTTTCGAACGCGATAGCCGCCATGGCACAACCAATGAGCAGGGTGTGGCTAACGAGCAGTTTACATTACTGCCCGGCTTGCAGGACATCGGCGTACTGGAAGGCAAGATTTACGTAACGGTTTTCGACGAGAACGGGCGTCCTGTAAACAGGTTGCAGCGCTTCGACGTGTACACCCAGCCGGTATTCTACGGCATCCGCTTGCCCGACTCCTATGTAGGGACGAATGCACCTGTACCTGTCGATATCGTCGGTGTTAACAAGAATGGTGCATTACAAAATAACGCGGTAGCAAGCATCGAAGTGGTACGGCTTGAATATCAAACCGTCGTGGAAAAGAAATACGACCGGTTGCAATACACCTCCCGCAAACACGAAAAGCTGGTGTATTCCAATAAACTGACGCTTCCCGCTGGAAAAGGGACGTTCCGCTACGTACCCACAGTCTCGGGTGAGTACGAGGTACGCGTACGACGCCCGGGCGCTGCGCATTACACGCTCGCGAATTTCTATGCATATGGTTATGGTTACACCCAGTACTCGTCCTTCGAAGTGAGCAACGAAGGCCGGGTGTTGATGGAAACCGATAAAGACCGGTATAAGACCGGCGAATCGGCGAAAGTATTGTTCAAAACGCCATTCGATGGTCGGTTGCTGGTGACTGTGGAGCGAAATAATGTGCTCGAACAGTATATGCTGATGACGGAGAAAAAAGCAGCCGAGCTTACATTCAAAATAAAAGAAGAGCATTTGCCGAACGTGTTCGTGACAGCGACGTTGATCAGGCCGCTGGATGCGTCGGACATGCCGCTGACGGTGGCGCACGGGTTTCAGCCTGTTTTGGTCGAAGATCCTGACCGAAAGCTGCCGGTTACTATCACGGCGGTCGAAAAATCGCGTTCGAAAACAAAGCAGCAGATCCGCATCAAAACGGAGCCGAATGCAGAGGTGACGCTGGCCGTGGTGGATGAAGGCATTTTACAGATCAAAAATTCCAAAACGCCGGATATTCACGGGCACTTTTACCAGAAACGGGCATTGGAAGTTTCCAGCCACGATTTGTACGCGCAGCTTTTCCCGGAATTGACGATTTCAGGAACATCCAGCTCCGGTGGTGACGGTTATGATCTGGAAAGAAGGATTAATCCGCTCAGCAATGGCCGTACGGAACTGGTATCCTTTTGGAGCGGCCAGTTGAAAACCAATGGAAGCGGAGAAGCGACTTTCGACGTGAATATCCCACAATTCAGCGGCGATTTGCGCATTATGGCTGTTGCCTATAAGGATAAAGCATTTGGCTCCGCCACCAAAAACATGAAAGTCGCCGATCCGATCGTGATCAGTGCAGGTTTACCGCGTTTCCTGAGCCCCGGCGATGAGCTGGTGCTGCCGGTGAATATCAGTAATACCGAAGCGAAAGCGACTGCCGCAATGGTCTCTGTACAGTTGGCGGGACCACTGGCAGCTGGTGCCGCTCCGCTCACACAAAATATAACGGTACCGGCCGGAAAAGAAAGCCGTGCGGTGTTTACGGTGAAAGCTGCGACTGCGATTGGCATTGGCAAGGTGACTGTGAAAGTGAATGCATTTAAAGAGACGTTCATTAATCAAACTGAAATTACCGTACGTCCGGCGTCGCCGCTGCTGAAAACGAGCACATCCGGCCTCATTGCGGGTGAAAAGCAAGGGACGATTGACTTGAAATCATCATTCATTCCGGCTACAAGCAGCGCGCAGGTGGTGCTAAGCCGTTCGCCGCTCGTACAAGGAGGAGGAAAGGCATTGTCGACTTTGCTGGGTTACCCCTACGGTTGCCTGGAACAGACCGTGTCAAAAGCATTTCCGCAGATTTACTTCGCCGATCTTACCAAAGCAATGGCGGCACCGGTTTACACGGTGAAGAGCGGCGAAAGCGATTTTAATCCAATGACCAACGTGCAGCAGGCCATCCGAAAAGTTGAGTCGCAGCAGCTTTTCAACGGCGGAATGAGCATGTGGCCCGGCGCGACGCAGGAAGATTGGTGGGCAACCGCTTATGCGCTCCATTTTCTTGAAGAGGCACGCAGGGCCGGTTTCGAAGTAAATGCCAAAACGCTCAGCCGCGCCGTGGAATATCTGACTGCGCAAAGCGGAACGACGGCGAACAGGGAAGTCGTTATCGCAAGCACAAACCACGGGCTGGCTTACGAAGGCCGTCCGACGGGCACACAGACAAGAAAAACGATGGCCCGCCGGGAAGCTATTTACTCGCTTTATGTGCTGGCATTGAATGGCCATCCGAACCGCGCGTCCATGAATTATTACAAACAAAATCCGCATTTGCTAACACAGGACTCCAAATATCTGCTGGCCGGCGCGTTTCAGTTGGCTGGCGATTCACGGAGTTTCAATGCATTGCTGCCTAAAAAATACATCGCCGAACACGCAAGCCAATATTCCGACAACAGCTATTCATCCCCGCTCAGGAATATATCTTTGGTTTTGAACACCTTGATTGAATCGGATCCGTCGAACGTGCAGATTCCGGTGCTGGGCCGGCAGCTTTCGCAGGCCGTTCAATCGGCCTCCTACCTGAATACGCAGGAGGCGGCATTTGCAGTTTTGGCGTTGGGTAAACTGGCTAAAAAGACCTCCAATTCGACAGTAACGGCTTCGGTTTCGGTCAATGGGAAGGCATTGGCGCAGTTTACAGGTAAGGAATTGAAGCTTTCGAAGGGCATCGCTAACCAAAAGCTGCTGGTCAAAGCGCAAGGCAAGGGGGATTTGTATTGGTTTGCCCAAACGGACGGTATGTCGGCAACGGGCAGTTTCGTGGAAGAAGATCAGGGTATCAGCATTCGCAGGCAGTTTCTCACCCGTAACGGCGCACCTGTGCAGGCTTTTCATCAAAATGATCTGGTTGTAGTGAAACTGACGCTGTCCAGCACCAACGGCTTGCCGGTCGAGAATGTCGTGGTAACCGACCTGCTTCCTTCCGGCTTTGAAATCGAGAACCCACGTATCACCGAGCCGCGCGACATGCCATGGATCGCCAAAGCCGCCGTGCCGGAATATTACGATATCCGCGACGACCGTATCCATTTCTTCACAACCGCCGACGCACAGGAAAAGTCGTTCTACTATCAGGTGAGGGTTGTTTCGAAGGGTACATTCACCGTAGGTCCTGCCGCTGCCGATGCGATGTACCGCGGCGAATACCGCAGCTATTCGGGCGGCGGGATGCTAACGGTCGAATGA
- a CDS encoding MIP/aquaporin family protein, translated as MQPSPFIGELVGTMVLILLGNGVVANVVLKKTKGENSGWIVITAGWAFAVMLGVFTANAFGSAAAHINPAVTVGFAVLQNDYSLMTTFIPAQLIGAFLGAVLVWLQYLPHWKATEDGGAKLACFSTDPAIRSTGANFLSEFIATIMLLVGVVAIGYAGTSDPEKGGIPSGVTPYLVGMLVWSIGLSLGGTTGYAINPVRDLGPRIAHAILPIPNKGSSDWGYGWIPVAAPIAGAIIGGLLLRSFSM; from the coding sequence ATGCAACCTTCGCCTTTCATCGGAGAATTAGTAGGAACCATGGTTCTCATTTTATTGGGCAACGGCGTCGTGGCCAATGTAGTATTGAAAAAAACAAAAGGGGAAAACTCCGGATGGATCGTGATTACGGCGGGATGGGCATTTGCGGTGATGCTCGGAGTGTTCACAGCCAATGCGTTCGGCAGCGCCGCCGCACACATAAACCCGGCAGTAACAGTAGGATTTGCCGTACTTCAAAACGATTACAGCCTCATGACCACTTTCATTCCGGCGCAGCTGATCGGCGCATTTCTCGGCGCGGTGCTGGTTTGGCTGCAATATCTGCCGCATTGGAAGGCTACGGAAGACGGCGGCGCCAAGCTCGCGTGTTTTTCTACCGATCCGGCTATCAGAAGTACCGGGGCCAATTTTCTGAGTGAATTTATTGCCACCATAATGTTACTGGTCGGCGTAGTAGCTATTGGCTACGCAGGCACTTCCGACCCTGAAAAAGGCGGCATTCCGTCCGGCGTAACCCCCTACCTTGTGGGAATGCTCGTGTGGAGTATCGGTCTGTCGCTCGGCGGTACAACCGGCTACGCCATTAACCCCGTTCGCGACCTCGGCCCACGGATTGCCCATGCCATTCTGCCCATTCCCAACAAAGGCAGCTCCGACTGGGGTTACGGCTGGATCCCCGTAGCGGCTCCCATTGCGGGAGCCATCATCGGCGGATTGCTGCTGCGTAGTTTTTCCATGTAA
- the purB gene encoding adenylosuccinate lyase yields the protein MSLNQLTAISPVDGRYYKQVSELSAYFSEYALIYYRVYVEVEYFIALCEIPLPQLSEFDKKKYASLRKIYEDFTEADALHIKDIEKVTNHDVKAVEYFIKEQFEKLGIESYQEFIHFGLTSQDINNTAIPLSLKDAMERQIKPLFRQVLFVLKRMSIEWKNVPMLAFTHGQPASPTRVGKEFLVFVERLERQLEMLDKIPHSAKFGGATGNFNAHTVAYPKHDWMAFGHHFVESLGLKRSRHTTQIEHYDNLAATFDCLKRLNTILTDLNRDMWTYISMGYFKQKIKAGEVGSSAMPHKVNPIDFENSEGNLGLASALFEHFASKLPVSRLQRDLTDSTVLRNIGVPIAHLAIALNSLLKGLGKVELNGEALKSDLEDNWAVVAEAIQTILRREGYPKPYEALKELTRTNEKINHDAISRFIETLDVSEKIREELRALSPFNYLGVVEDTF from the coding sequence ATGTCATTAAATCAGCTTACGGCGATCTCTCCGGTTGATGGCCGTTATTACAAACAAGTATCCGAACTTTCGGCCTATTTCTCGGAATATGCCCTGATTTATTACCGGGTGTATGTGGAAGTTGAATATTTCATTGCACTCTGCGAAATTCCCCTCCCACAGCTATCGGAATTTGACAAAAAGAAATATGCATCGCTGCGCAAGATTTATGAGGATTTCACCGAAGCCGATGCATTGCATATAAAAGATATCGAAAAGGTGACCAACCACGATGTGAAGGCTGTCGAGTATTTCATCAAAGAACAATTCGAAAAGCTGGGCATCGAGTCCTACCAGGAATTTATTCATTTCGGCCTTACTTCACAGGATATTAACAATACGGCCATACCGCTGTCGCTGAAAGACGCGATGGAGCGGCAAATCAAGCCGTTGTTCCGCCAGGTGCTGTTTGTTTTGAAACGCATGTCGATCGAATGGAAAAATGTTCCGATGCTCGCATTCACGCACGGGCAACCCGCGTCGCCTACGCGCGTGGGTAAGGAGTTCCTGGTGTTTGTGGAACGTTTGGAACGCCAGCTGGAAATGCTCGATAAGATCCCGCATTCGGCAAAATTCGGCGGGGCGACGGGGAACTTCAATGCCCATACGGTTGCCTATCCGAAGCACGACTGGATGGCTTTCGGTCACCATTTCGTGGAAAGCCTGGGCCTGAAAAGAAGTCGTCATACGACGCAAATAGAGCATTATGACAATCTGGCTGCAACATTCGACTGCCTGAAACGCCTCAATACTATCCTTACCGACCTTAACCGCGACATGTGGACGTACATTTCGATGGGTTACTTCAAGCAGAAAATCAAAGCGGGAGAAGTTGGCTCGTCGGCGATGCCGCACAAAGTAAATCCGATCGACTTCGAGAACTCGGAAGGGAACCTGGGCCTGGCATCGGCGTTGTTCGAGCATTTCGCATCCAAACTGCCTGTTTCCCGCCTGCAACGCGACCTGACCGACTCGACTGTTCTGCGGAATATCGGCGTCCCTATTGCCCATCTGGCCATTGCCCTGAATTCCCTCTTAAAAGGATTAGGCAAAGTGGAGTTGAACGGCGAAGCGCTGAAATCGGACCTGGAAGATAACTGGGCCGTTGTAGCGGAGGCGATCCAGACCATTCTCCGCCGGGAGGGGTACCCGAAACCCTATGAGGCATTGAAAGAGCTCACCCGCACCAACGAGAAAATCAACCACGATGCTATCTCACGTTTCATCGAGACGCTGGATGTGTCCGAAAAAATACGCGAAGAACTTCGCGCATTGAGCCCATTCAATTATCTGGGAGTTGTGGAAGATACCTTTTAG
- a CDS encoding helix-turn-helix transcriptional regulator, which translates to MLVSEILITYRQRNGLTQKQMADLLGISQVGYHKWETGTTKIELEHFCRIATLCDVSLMDLLPRDWQEKIREDLGV; encoded by the coding sequence ATGCTTGTTTCAGAAATCCTGATTACCTACCGTCAACGCAACGGGTTGACGCAAAAACAGATGGCCGATTTACTGGGCATTTCACAGGTGGGTTACCACAAATGGGAGACCGGTACTACGAAGATCGAATTAGAGCATTTTTGCCGCATTGCGACACTCTGCGACGTAAGTTTGATGGATCTTCTCCCGCGCGATTGGCAGGAGAAGATACGGGAAGACCTGGGTGTGTAA
- a CDS encoding adenosylcobalamin-dependent ribonucleoside-diphosphate reductase, producing the protein METIKSSQSERTYTADEAYQASLEYFKGDDLAARVWVNKYALKDSFGAIYEATPDDMHRRIASEIARIEQRYPNPMSEAGIFDLIRDFKYIIPQGSPMTGIGNPYQIASLSNCFVIGNSGSSDSYGGIMKIDQEQVQLMKRRGGVGHDLSHIRPKGSPVKNSALTSTGIVPFMERFSNSTREVAQDGRRGALMLSVSIKHPDSESFIDAKMEQGKVTGANVSVRIDDEFMRAVEAGTTYRQQYPIKSDNPTHIKDIDATALWKKIVHNAWQSAEPGVLFWDTIIRESVPDCYADLGYQTISTNPCGEIPLCAYDSCRLLAINLFSYVENPFTDRAKFNWDLFKKHIAAAQRMMDDIIDLELEKIDAILQKIDEDPEDDEVKRVERNLWLNIQTKAREGRRTGIGITAEGDMLAALGLRYGSDEGNAFAVEIHKTVALEAYRGSVHTAKERGAFAIFDSEREKNNPFILRLKEADAQLYYEMLEYGRRNIALLTIAPTGTTSLMSQTTSGIEPVFLPVYKRRRKVNPNDKDVRVDFVDEVGDSWEEYVVFHHRFKQWMEVNGLDTAKNYSQKDLDELVRKSPYYKATSNDVDYLKKVKMQGAIQQWVDHSISVTINMPNDVTEELVGECYMEAWKAGCKGVTVYRDGSRSGVLVSNTDKKEEPAAPGMPAPFPTERPQTLEADVVRFQNKKDKWIAFIGLIDGRPYEIFTGFADDEDGILLPRWVNEGLIIKNREPDGSSRYDFQYKNMRGYKTTIEGLSYKFNPEYWNYAKLISSTLRHGMPIEKVVDLISSLQLDEAINTWKAGVARALKRYIPDGTEAVKQKCQNCGSTNLLYQEGCLTCKDCGSSKCG; encoded by the coding sequence ATGGAAACCATAAAATCTTCACAATCAGAACGAACCTATACTGCTGACGAAGCTTACCAGGCTTCGCTGGAATATTTTAAGGGCGACGATCTCGCTGCCCGCGTTTGGGTCAATAAATATGCATTGAAAGATTCCTTCGGGGCTATCTACGAAGCCACGCCAGACGATATGCACCGCCGCATCGCATCGGAGATCGCGCGCATCGAACAGCGCTATCCGAACCCCATGAGCGAAGCCGGGATTTTTGACCTGATCAGGGATTTCAAATACATTATTCCGCAAGGCAGCCCGATGACAGGCATCGGCAACCCTTACCAGATCGCCTCCCTTTCGAACTGTTTCGTGATCGGCAATAGCGGCTCGTCCGATTCATATGGCGGCATTATGAAGATCGACCAGGAGCAGGTGCAACTGATGAAACGCCGTGGCGGTGTAGGGCACGACTTGTCGCACATCCGTCCGAAAGGCTCGCCGGTGAAAAACTCGGCGCTGACTTCCACTGGTATCGTGCCGTTTATGGAACGCTTCTCCAATTCGACGCGCGAAGTGGCGCAGGATGGCCGCAGGGGCGCATTAATGCTTTCGGTATCGATCAAACATCCGGATTCCGAAAGCTTTATCGACGCCAAAATGGAGCAGGGCAAGGTTACAGGCGCCAATGTGTCGGTGCGGATCGACGACGAATTCATGAGAGCGGTGGAGGCAGGCACAACCTATCGCCAGCAGTATCCGATCAAAAGCGACAATCCGACACATATCAAGGACATTGATGCAACGGCGCTCTGGAAGAAAATCGTACATAATGCATGGCAATCGGCCGAGCCGGGCGTCCTTTTCTGGGATACCATTATCCGCGAGTCCGTCCCCGACTGTTATGCAGACCTCGGCTACCAGACCATTTCGACCAATCCTTGCGGCGAAATCCCGCTATGCGCCTACGATTCATGCCGGCTCCTGGCCATTAACCTGTTCTCTTACGTCGAAAACCCGTTCACCGACAGGGCGAAGTTCAACTGGGACCTGTTCAAAAAGCACATTGCCGCCGCTCAGCGCATGATGGACGATATTATCGATCTCGAACTCGAAAAGATCGATGCCATTCTTCAGAAAATCGATGAAGACCCGGAGGACGACGAGGTCAAACGCGTCGAGCGCAACCTCTGGCTGAACATTCAGACCAAAGCCCGCGAAGGCCGCCGGACCGGTATCGGTATCACCGCCGAGGGCGATATGCTCGCCGCGCTGGGCCTGCGCTATGGCAGCGACGAAGGCAATGCGTTCGCGGTTGAAATCCACAAAACCGTTGCATTGGAGGCCTACCGCGGGTCGGTCCATACTGCGAAAGAGAGAGGCGCATTCGCCATTTTCGATTCGGAGCGTGAGAAAAACAATCCGTTTATCCTCCGACTGAAAGAAGCGGATGCCCAGCTTTATTACGAAATGCTGGAATACGGACGGCGCAACATCGCATTGCTGACCATCGCGCCGACAGGAACGACCAGCCTGATGTCGCAAACCACGTCGGGTATCGAGCCTGTTTTCCTTCCGGTTTATAAAAGGAGAAGAAAAGTGAATCCGAACGACAAGGATGTCCGCGTCGATTTTGTCGACGAAGTCGGCGATTCCTGGGAAGAGTATGTGGTTTTTCACCACCGTTTCAAACAGTGGATGGAAGTTAACGGCCTGGACACCGCCAAAAATTACTCGCAGAAAGACCTGGACGAGCTGGTCAGAAAATCGCCCTACTACAAGGCGACGTCCAATGATGTGGATTATCTCAAAAAGGTGAAAATGCAGGGAGCGATCCAGCAATGGGTGGACCACTCGATCAGTGTGACTATCAACATGCCGAACGACGTGACCGAGGAACTCGTGGGCGAATGTTACATGGAAGCCTGGAAAGCCGGTTGCAAAGGTGTTACCGTTTATCGCGATGGCTCCCGCTCGGGCGTGCTGGTCTCCAATACGGACAAAAAAGAAGAACCGGCGGCACCAGGCATGCCGGCCCCATTCCCGACCGAGCGACCGCAAACGCTCGAAGCCGATGTGGTGCGTTTTCAGAACAAAAAGGATAAATGGATCGCGTTCATTGGCCTCATCGACGGCCGGCCATATGAAATATTTACCGGTTTCGCAGACGATGAAGACGGGATTTTATTGCCCAGATGGGTCAATGAAGGCCTTATCATCAAAAACCGCGAACCCGACGGCAGCTCGCGCTATGATTTTCAATATAAAAATATGCGTGGCTACAAAACCACGATCGAAGGGCTCTCTTACAAATTCAACCCCGAGTACTGGAATTATGCAAAACTGATTTCGAGTACATTACGACATGGAATGCCGATCGAAAAGGTCGTGGACCTGATCAGCAGCCTGCAACTCGACGAAGCGATCAATACGTGGAAAGCCGGCGTGGCACGCGCATTGAAACGCTACATCCCGGATGGTACCGAAGCTGTGAAGCAAAAATGCCAGAACTGCGGATCCACCAACCTGCTATATCAGGAAGGCTGCCTGACTTGTAAAGACTGCGGCTCTTCGAAGTGTGGGTAA